Genomic window (Daucus carota subsp. sativus chromosome 5, DH1 v3.0, whole genome shotgun sequence):
CACGAAGGCCCCTCTCTAGTATTTAGCCTGCAAGCTGATAATTTAACTGCCTTATTGAATAGATCCAATTTCTATGCACCTGCTTGCAAATTTGCAATATCTTCctactcaaactaatttttgttGTAATAGAAAGGACATAATTATGTGAAGAAATCAGTGATTAACTGCTTTCAAATTCATTATGtccttttaatatttaaagctAAAACGACGTCTATAGCTACTGAATATGCTAATGTAAGTTTGTAGCTTGATATCGTTGTTGCAATTTAATTGCTTGCAAATTTTAGTCAATCAAATACTTTGTCGTAATGGAAGGTCATGCTTTTGTAAAGAAGTATCGATTTATGAATCTGGATATCATAttgtcttttttttattataattgttgTTTTTATAAGCAATCTGAAACAATAAGTGTAGCTACTAAATAAGTCAATATccatttgaaaattaatagcTGGATTGAGATGTTAATGTTGCTATTAGCTGTTTTTTTGTTACCTTTCATGTAGCTAATTCACCCTGGACCTTGCAAAGAGTTAGGGAGTAGAAGGGAAGGGACTGTTTTGTTAATGAGGCTGGGAGCAAGTTATTCTTATTCATACATTCTTTATTATCCTAAATTTTGCTGCTTCTGATGTAGGTACCTTGTAACAACATTTAAAGTAGTGCCTAAGGGTACAGAAGGAGCTGTCAGTGCTGAGGGAACCTTTGCTGGTTTCCTAGCCTCTATATTTCTTGCCTGGACTGGTGTTCTTATTGGGGAGGTATCATATAGTCCCTATATTTTACACTACAATATGTTGTATGAGGATTGATTAGTTACTTCGATTCATACTCTCCGCATCTTCGCCTTGTCATTACCTACAGTCAGCCTTACCTTAAGTGAACCATAAAGCAATTGACCCCTGTTCAGATGGCTttaatataaacattaaaaCATCTTTATTCAAGGAGGACTATATTCTGGTGGAAGAAGTCCATAGTTTGGAATGGAATTCTGGCTTTTCCTTTTGTACTTAAATCTATGTGCACGAGGGGCGGCCAAAATCAAGCCGAGCCAAGCCGGACTTCTATTAAAATATACACCTACAGAATATGTACAAGTGATATACTATGTTTTGCTactaatatacatattattatatattcgtAATACATAaatcatttaatataatattttaatatgtattgtGACTTCTACATGCAGAAGGGAAATTCCCAGTTTTGAATAGGTTGGGCCATCGGCGTGTTAATCTCTTTTAACTTCTTTCTTTGCTAtatttctcatatatatatatatatatatatatatatatatatatatatatgtttattatttcACAAATTGTGCAAGGAAGATAACGTGGTTTTGAGTTccctttttttaagtttatgtTTTTACACCTTTTGAATTATCAGTTCTGGTacatttatgatatattatttttggtACGTAAAAGCAAAATGAACAGTTTTGGTGTACTATTGTCATAGATAGGGCCATACGCGAACCGCGCCGAGCCAAGTTTTTTCTTATTGAACTCGAGTTTGAGCTTTCTCTTATCAATTGAAGCCAAACTCGATAAGCTTATCGATTTGATTCGACGTAATAAGCCAAATGCGTTTACTTCCCTACTCATAGACTATGAAAaagttacatatattttaaaatacaaatttctatttgatttttatgtttgtttatatatacattatactACTTGGTGACaattttttctaataataaaaaatgatataacTGAAGTACTAAACTTTTCTTTCGTAATTTTGGTTTGTTTGTTAGTACGTAAAAGTTGGGTTTTTCTAATATTTAAGTTTTGATTTGTCCGACCTAATTCGGTTTTTATACGAACCTCGGCCAGTAATGAATATGAAACCAATACATATTGGAATAGGAATATGAGGATCGGGCTTAGATATGTTGATGCAAGATTGTGAAAAAGTGACTTTCTATGTTGTGATTCCCCTTTATTGTGAACGATTAATATTACAGTTTTTAGTTGCTCAAAGTTTATGTTTAATTCTTTATTCTTTATAGTGCGACTTCAATGTCCTTTAACAAACTTATTCTGCTTTACATGTCAGATAAATATGCCTGAAGCTGTAATATGTGTAATAGCTTCCCAGGTCGCTAACCTTGGTGAAAGCTTCATAGGTGCTGCACTGCAAGAAAAGGAAGGGTTTCAATGGGTAGGCTCTCTTGTTATTCTTTTCTCTAAACTTGATTCATGTTTTTTCCTGCATTCTCAAAAGGGCCATGGTGGAATAGCAACAAAAAAATGTGCCATTTCGTTTTTCCTTTATGCCCCTCGACGAATTGTGAAACTATACATGTGATAACACTCAGccctaatatattttaattttccaTTTTCTTTCAGCTCAACAATGATATTGTCAATGTCATCAATATATCTATGGGCAGCAGTTTAGCAGTCCTGATGCAGCAGGTCATGCTACAAAGTAGTAAACACAGTGGCTGATAAAGTCGAGCAAGATATTGAGAAATTAGGctattttttatgaaaacgTTGTTTGCAGCATCAAACCATTTTAACgatattaatcaattaattgatTTATGGCGATTTCAAGTGAAGGGCTGACCATTTCTTACTGACCAAGGTACCCATTGGTGTTGTTTTAATGCTAGTCATGCTGTTGTTTGGATTTGAAACAAGATCGTTGCATGCAAGTGCTCCCATATCTGCAGAAAAAGTTCTAACGGTCAGATCATCCTGATTGTAATTATAGAAACATTTGTACGTATACTCGTGTCCATTTatgaattgaaaaataaaaaaaagggtGGGTTCCTCTTGGCAATTGTTGACATGATGCAATTTTTACCTCTCATGTTACCATTTAGTTTGGTTTTTACCGTTTGATTATCTATAGTATTAATTACACTATCACTATTTGGATTTATGCGCGGACATAAATAAATCTAACAAAATCTCTCAGACATAAATAAATCTAACAAAATCTCGTTATAATCATTTCTTTTGTCCAGTACGTAAAAACCATAGGCGAGAAACTATGGGCTATTGATGGCGTGTGTGGATTATATATGTTCTTAATTGATATACGATAAATTGAAGAACAGCTTCTGTTTCACATTTGCTGTACTGCGTGATCCTTCAGGCCTGTGATTTTGAACGTATAATTATATTGCAATAGCATTGAGTCTGTTGTTTCCTCCAGTAGAATTTGAGAGGACGTGTGTTCCTCTTGGCAGAACAGGACCAGTGGGCATAATAGGtatgaaatctggaaattttgACTGTTAAATGCCTTCAATCTGATCACTACATTGtgttagataaaaaaaatatatttccacAATGATTTTTCAATTCCTGTTATTGTTTTAATATTCAGAGTTTGCTCTCTATACTAGTctgtttctcttttctttttttgacaaGTGCATAAGATGTGTCATGTATGTCATCATGGATCATATTTTCCTTGTTTGACGCTACTTAATTTTTTCTCTATTTCTTAGAAAGATTATATGTAGTAGAAGTTTTGCTCTTGAACATACTATAAGAATAGAATCTCATTGTTGAACAATATTTTGACCCATATCAGTTTTGATCCTGAGCCTTTGCAACCTGCAGATTTCATTTTGCTGCAGTTACGTTTACATCCGTGTATGCATATACCTATCTTTAACGTAATGATGATATTGTTATGATGATATAATGCTCGCATAAACATACTCGATTACTATTTATTCTTTATGACTCGTCCGGACTGAAATCCGAAACAGCAACACGAGTAGATTGCTAGTCCAGAAATAAAGTTCTGTGCTGTATGATTAGATGATGACAAAACTCATGTATAATGCTGTTTTATTACTTGTTAGCCACCTGTTAGAGATAAATGAGTTCATGCAGCTCAGCTGCTATCCAATTTAGCTatacttttttaaaaagaaattgcTTAGGAAACAGCCAAATAGATTCTTATGCTGAGTTGCTGACATGCTGTATATTTATTACTATGATTGTGTATATCTTCTAACCCCCTCTGGACGTTTCTCATTTATAAAGCTGAGAATTCAGCCCCTTGGTTTCGTAGTGTTGTTTTGGCAAAGATGGCATCAAGTTTTCAAGAAATTGTTGTCACAAGCTCTCCTGAGGGTCCCCTCAATGGCTATAATTCCATGTCTGGTGCTATTTCATTGAAGTTTGTCGGAAGCCGATCACCCCGTAACGGTCTTTGCCTTGTTGGGAAAAAACTGATGGCTGTGTCCCATGTTTCTGCAGAGACTGGATTAGGCTCAATTCATCTCTATAACTGGTATTGTCAGACCCCCTTTAATACTCTTGCTGTCCCTGAACCTGTGGCGCCCCTAGCGGCAACAGAAGATGGCTCGTATCTTTTTGCTGGTGGCCTTTCTGGTCGGATCCACACTCTCTCACTCCCTTCAGGAGATCTGATTCAATCATTTCCCGCGCACAGGAGAGTCGTGTCTTGTTTGAAAATTAATGACGACGAATCTCTTATGTTGTCGGGTAGCGATGATGGAACAATTGCTGTTATCCCCCTTTACAACCTCGTATCATCCTCCAAGGTGAGAAAAAGGGAAATGTTTTTATGTCGATTTGTGGGCCATCAAGGGTCTATAACTTCCATCACTTGCGGCTTTGGAGGGGGCAATTACTGCACTATAATGTCTACCGCTTTGGACTGCACTTGCAAAATCTGGAGCCTGATGCACAAGACACCCATCCGTTCCATTAAATATCCTTGCCCGATGTTGACTGTGGTGATGGACTCCAATGAGTCAGAATTCTATGCTGCAGGTTTAGATGGAGTGATTTACAAAGGAGCACTGAAGGCCTCATCTCGACAGGCTGCTCAAGAAGCACGTAAAATCATGCCTCTGAAGCAAAAGCATTATGGTCCCATTGTATCCATCCGAATACTAAGCAATGGACAGAACCTGGTAACTGCCTCAGAAGATGGTAATGTCTGGGTCTGGGACATCCAAAGTGAACAAGTTGTCAGAATCCTCGGGCACGAAATGAAAGACATCAGTTCCATGGTGGTGGCCAAACTGTTTAATGATGCTGAGAGCCGTGTCAGGGCCCCGAAATTCACCGGAGGAGGAGGTGGTTTCTCTACTAAAGAGCTGCAAAGGCCTGTAGA
Coding sequences:
- the LOC108223258 gene encoding protein VTE6, chloroplastic isoform X2 codes for the protein MVQKEAQGVAEKRKGRRGPGSVIGSSAAGCVCAFLSIYGGGGRAFFQLCKLGFVASFCTKLSDTVSTEIGKAYGNTTYLVTTFKVVPKGTEGAVSAEGTFAGFLASIFLAWTGVLIGEINMPEAVICVIASQVANLGESFIGAALQEKEGFQWLNNDIVNVINISMGSSLAVLMQQVMLQSSKHSG
- the LOC108221856 gene encoding protein ROOT INITIATION DEFECTIVE 3, producing the protein MASSFQEIVVTSSPEGPLNGYNSMSGAISLKFVGSRSPRNGLCLVGKKLMAVSHVSAETGLGSIHLYNWYCQTPFNTLAVPEPVAPLAATEDGSYLFAGGLSGRIHTLSLPSGDLIQSFPAHRRVVSCLKINDDESLMLSGSDDGTIAVIPLYNLVSSSKVRKREMFLCRFVGHQGSITSITCGFGGGNYCTIMSTALDCTCKIWSLMHKTPIRSIKYPCPMLTVVMDSNESEFYAAGLDGVIYKGALKASSRQAAQEARKIMPLKQKHYGPIVSIRILSNGQNLVTASEDGNVWVWDIQSEQVVRILGHEMKDISSMVVAKLFNDAESRVRAPKFTGGGGGFSTKELQRPVEVLELKERVNVVVNDRRRAVRNLESALGIYETLLKEIVKQARGDKRSDSSSDETEDEDEDEDGTEDV